A region from the Biomphalaria glabrata chromosome 14, xgBioGlab47.1, whole genome shotgun sequence genome encodes:
- the LOC129922864 gene encoding uncharacterized protein LOC129922864 isoform X2 — translation MNGLGKIDVTWTPNAHKFGDIVIYKAKKNSQLARCSSDYDCSLKNENSLFEQLNVSTINLNKTKHVHITFMNVSSLHEGEYRVEQTSSDSKKFNDSCYFSIFERPKDVACNYTYMNNISIVVICTANTTFHNVMCIYYNVCEQIHILGNVSNKPEKKTNIVHYKTVCSLHLDIYVFDNKDKIQVIVYPNVTGDETDVQYGSNFSIYLYEVKPSTEFSTTEVSNCDFYEITTSISQTTENITFLFTQSPFVTTFHVDIKWVSLLISTVFTVTLAFVLKFTGCFSQCRVNYSVKRIKENQKSKYKEVITFDNYDIYNLRVYVKNMEDTYCTIDEARVMNLKIQNSVIYYTHHTQHNNYYIT, via the exons ATGAACGGATTAGGAAAAATAGATGTGACTTGGACACCAAATGCGCATAAGTTTGGTGATATTGTAATTTACAAAGCTAAAAAGAATTCTCAGTTAGCCCGGTGTTCAAGTGATTATGATTGCTCACTGAAAAACGAAAATTCTTTATTTGAACAATTAAATGTCAGTACTATCAATCTGAATAAAACTAAGCACGTTCACATAACATTCATGAATGTCTCAAGTCTTCATGAAGGAGAGTATAGAGTTGAGCAGACAAGCTCTGActcaaaaaaatttaatgattcATGCTACTTTAGCATTTTTG aaagacCAAAGGATGTTGCTTGCAACTACACATATATGAATAATATTTCAATAGTTGTCATCTGTACAGCTAACACTACATTTCATAATGTCATGTGTATATACTATAACGTTTGCGAACAG ATTCATATTCTAGGAAATGTAAGCAAtaagccagaaaaaaaaacaaatattgtccATTATAAGACAGTATGTAGTCTACATTTAGATATATATGTCTTCGATAATAAGGACAAAATACAAGTTATAGTATACCCTAATGTTACAGGAGATGAAACTGATGTCCAGTACGGATCTAATTTTTCGATTTATCTTTATGAAG taaaGCCTTCAACAGAGTTTAGCACCACCGAAGTTTCCAATTGTGATTTTTATGAGATTACAACTAGTATTTCACAAACAACAGAAAAtataacttttctttttactc AATCTCCCTTTGTGACAACGTTTCATGTAGATATCAAATGGGTGTCACTTTTAATCTCTACAGTCTTTACAGTTACACTTGCATTCGTCCTTAAGTTTAcag GTTGTTTTAGTCAATGCAGGGTTAATTATTCAGTTAAAAGGATAAA AGAAAATCAGAAATCAAAATACAAAGAag TCATCACATTTGACAATTACGACATATACAATTTGCGAGTTTATGTCAAGAATATGGAAG ATACCTATTGTACTATTGACGAAGCTCGTGTTATgaacttaaaaatacaaaactctGTGATTTATTATACACATCATACACagcataataattattatatcacTTGA
- the LOC129922864 gene encoding uncharacterized protein LOC129922864 isoform X1, with protein sequence MLLNILFVIYFKFQCYCLSSLQINCGITEMNGLGKIDVTWTPNAHKFGDIVIYKAKKNSQLARCSSDYDCSLKNENSLFEQLNVSTINLNKTKHVHITFMNVSSLHEGEYRVEQTSSDSKKFNDSCYFSIFERPKDVACNYTYMNNISIVVICTANTTFHNVMCIYYNVCEQIHILGNVSNKPEKKTNIVHYKTVCSLHLDIYVFDNKDKIQVIVYPNVTGDETDVQYGSNFSIYLYEVKPSTEFSTTEVSNCDFYEITTSISQTTENITFLFTQSPFVTTFHVDIKWVSLLISTVFTVTLAFVLKFTGCFSQCRVNYSVKRIKENQKSKYKEVITFDNYDIYNLRVYVKNMEDTYCTIDEARVMNLKIQNSVIYYTHHTQHNNYYIT encoded by the exons atgttattgaacattttatttgtgatttACTTTAAGTTTCAGTGCTATTGTTTGT caAGCTTACAAATAAATTGTGGAATTACAGAGATGAACGGATTAGGAAAAATAGATGTGACTTGGACACCAAATGCGCATAAGTTTGGTGATATTGTAATTTACAAAGCTAAAAAGAATTCTCAGTTAGCCCGGTGTTCAAGTGATTATGATTGCTCACTGAAAAACGAAAATTCTTTATTTGAACAATTAAATGTCAGTACTATCAATCTGAATAAAACTAAGCACGTTCACATAACATTCATGAATGTCTCAAGTCTTCATGAAGGAGAGTATAGAGTTGAGCAGACAAGCTCTGActcaaaaaaatttaatgattcATGCTACTTTAGCATTTTTG aaagacCAAAGGATGTTGCTTGCAACTACACATATATGAATAATATTTCAATAGTTGTCATCTGTACAGCTAACACTACATTTCATAATGTCATGTGTATATACTATAACGTTTGCGAACAG ATTCATATTCTAGGAAATGTAAGCAAtaagccagaaaaaaaaacaaatattgtccATTATAAGACAGTATGTAGTCTACATTTAGATATATATGTCTTCGATAATAAGGACAAAATACAAGTTATAGTATACCCTAATGTTACAGGAGATGAAACTGATGTCCAGTACGGATCTAATTTTTCGATTTATCTTTATGAAG taaaGCCTTCAACAGAGTTTAGCACCACCGAAGTTTCCAATTGTGATTTTTATGAGATTACAACTAGTATTTCACAAACAACAGAAAAtataacttttctttttactc AATCTCCCTTTGTGACAACGTTTCATGTAGATATCAAATGGGTGTCACTTTTAATCTCTACAGTCTTTACAGTTACACTTGCATTCGTCCTTAAGTTTAcag GTTGTTTTAGTCAATGCAGGGTTAATTATTCAGTTAAAAGGATAAA AGAAAATCAGAAATCAAAATACAAAGAag TCATCACATTTGACAATTACGACATATACAATTTGCGAGTTTATGTCAAGAATATGGAAG ATACCTATTGTACTATTGACGAAGCTCGTGTTATgaacttaaaaatacaaaactctGTGATTTATTATACACATCATACACagcataataattattatatcacTTGA
- the LOC129922864 gene encoding uncharacterized protein LOC129922864 isoform X3 produces MLLNILFVIYFKFQCYCLSSLQINCGITEMNGLGKIDVTWTPNAHKFGDIVIYKAKKNSQLARCSSDYDCSLKNENSLFEQLNVSTINLNKTKHVHITFMNVSSLHEGEYRVEQTSSDSKKFNDSCYFSIFERPKDVACNYTYMNNISIVVICTANTTFHNVMCIYYNVCEQIHILGNVSNKPEKKTNIVHYKTVCSLHLDIYVFDNKDKIQVIVYPNVTGDETDVQYGSNFSIYLYEVKPSTEFSTTEVSNCDFYEITTSISQTTENITFLFTQSPFVTTFHVDIKWVSLLISTVFTVTLAFVLKFTGCFSQCRVNYSVKRIKFIKTLHIVYVCKGQELTL; encoded by the exons atgttattgaacattttatttgtgatttACTTTAAGTTTCAGTGCTATTGTTTGT caAGCTTACAAATAAATTGTGGAATTACAGAGATGAACGGATTAGGAAAAATAGATGTGACTTGGACACCAAATGCGCATAAGTTTGGTGATATTGTAATTTACAAAGCTAAAAAGAATTCTCAGTTAGCCCGGTGTTCAAGTGATTATGATTGCTCACTGAAAAACGAAAATTCTTTATTTGAACAATTAAATGTCAGTACTATCAATCTGAATAAAACTAAGCACGTTCACATAACATTCATGAATGTCTCAAGTCTTCATGAAGGAGAGTATAGAGTTGAGCAGACAAGCTCTGActcaaaaaaatttaatgattcATGCTACTTTAGCATTTTTG aaagacCAAAGGATGTTGCTTGCAACTACACATATATGAATAATATTTCAATAGTTGTCATCTGTACAGCTAACACTACATTTCATAATGTCATGTGTATATACTATAACGTTTGCGAACAG ATTCATATTCTAGGAAATGTAAGCAAtaagccagaaaaaaaaacaaatattgtccATTATAAGACAGTATGTAGTCTACATTTAGATATATATGTCTTCGATAATAAGGACAAAATACAAGTTATAGTATACCCTAATGTTACAGGAGATGAAACTGATGTCCAGTACGGATCTAATTTTTCGATTTATCTTTATGAAG taaaGCCTTCAACAGAGTTTAGCACCACCGAAGTTTCCAATTGTGATTTTTATGAGATTACAACTAGTATTTCACAAACAACAGAAAAtataacttttctttttactc AATCTCCCTTTGTGACAACGTTTCATGTAGATATCAAATGGGTGTCACTTTTAATCTCTACAGTCTTTACAGTTACACTTGCATTCGTCCTTAAGTTTAcag GTTGTTTTAGTCAATGCAGGGTTAATTATTCAGTTAAAAGGATAAA gTTCATTAAGACATTACATATAGTCTACGTTTGCAAAGGACAGGAACTCACACTATAA